Proteins encoded together in one Lathyrus oleraceus cultivar Zhongwan6 chromosome 5, CAAS_Psat_ZW6_1.0, whole genome shotgun sequence window:
- the LOC127085186 gene encoding uncharacterized protein LOC127085186 — protein MLGVDLVEGEGSAKARGQGIKLSSLQLYHDSITLTEESSEQEKVIKTRVYIMLLFGNLLFPEGTGNSINFMYLSLLGDIDRISTYSWGSAVLAFLYSSLCKNAQNEHCTFSGCSFLLQTWGWWRLPRLAPENPNDYSFPYATRFITTGLDYSLTPKNKIIFYRQLLDRLRAQDFIWRPYLGLEHQPNPEDAAVWTAKTAIMRFTTVEMHQSDRVKLQFGMHQDIPGPPMSMEPWHLKKVSHQWYAQNWKEFAKEFRKMWKDRAHYVLQFPVAPNEMKPTREYVEWYRANTNPEMIVSDPFYLDDPRMQQPYFQQQQPPQYSQQQQPPPYYQQQQPPQPFYQQQPPPPYYQQQPPPPYYQQQQPQHMSTPQANQQYIPQTQSQYHEDYQQQTQHSHHHQQSQHLPQYQSPYFHQSQQFQHGNFPSSSSPPPSPDTGIQEDYQQDYYTPQQTLHFGQPDSTLNYQRPQFEGAPSSSQFVPPRQSFEGAEGTRLSYSTEGTSTKPQRQAARGRVRARGGNREAPPPREPSRRVTRPPPCGSYKGPHHM, from the exons atgttgggggtagatctggtcgagggtgaggggtctgccaaagcaaggggtcagggtattaaattatctagcctacaattgtaccacgactccataactttgactgaggaatcctccgaacaagaaaaagtcataaaaacccgggtttacattatgctattgtttgggaacttgctatttcccgaagggacgggaaatagcataaattttatgtacttgagtttgctcggggacattgatagaataagcacatatagttggggttctgcagtattagcattcctatatagctctttgtgtaaaaatgcacaaaatgagcactgtacattttctggatgttCTTTTTTGCTtcaaacatgggggtggtggagattgccgaggctagccccagaaaatcctaatgactactccttcccctacgcaactag gttcattacaaccggactggattacagtcttacccccaaaaataaaattatattttatcgtcaactgttggatcgtctccgagcacaggat tttatttggaggccatatttgggattggaacatcaaccaaaccccgaagatgcagctgtttggacagcaaaaacggccataatgcggttcaccactgtggagatgcaccaaagtgaccgtgtcaagcttcaattcggaatgcatcaagacatcccaggccccccaatgtccatggaaccttggcatctaaaaaaagtcagccaccagtggtatgcccaaaattggaaggaatttgctaaggagtttcgaaaaatgtggaaagaccgtgcccactatgttctacaatttccggtggcgcccaacgaaatgaagccgacaagggaatatgtggaatggtatagagcaaataccaatccagaaatgattgtgtctgacccgttctatttggacgatccccggatgcaacagccatatttccaacaacaacaaccaccacagtattcccaacaacaacaaccaccaccttattaccaacaacaacaaccaccacaaccattttaccaacaacaaccaccaccaccttattaccaacaacaaccaccaccaccatattaccaacaacaacaaccacaacacatgtccaccccccaagcaaatcaacaatacataccacaaactcaatcccaataccatgaagactaccaacaacaaactcaacattcccaccaccatcaacagtcccaacacctaccacaatatcaatccccctacttccaccaatcccaacaaTTCCAACACGGCAATTTCCcaagctcttccagtcctccacctagccccgacacgggtatacaagaggactaccaacaggactactacacaccacaacaaacattgcactttggccaacccgattcaaccctaaactaccaaagaccacaattcgagggcgcacccagcagtagtcagtttgtcccaccgagacaaagcttcgagggcgcagaggggacccgtctttcctacagcactgaagggacttcgaccaAACCACAACGGCAAGCGGCAAGGGGGCGCGTTAGggcaaggggtggtaatagggaagcaccaccaccacgtgaaccgtctaggcgagtaactagacctcccccgtgcggatcgtacaagggaccgcatcatatgtga